The following proteins come from a genomic window of Miscanthus floridulus cultivar M001 chromosome 2, ASM1932011v1, whole genome shotgun sequence:
- the LOC136539073 gene encoding FCS-Like Zinc finger 8-like, giving the protein MSGRMAGPGGGGVSEQRQREAAFDLPPPPKVPPKLFLAAGSGVVSGEEALMFSPPPELAGAVVVMVSPTSTLQAPTGSPTPAASTAVPFSRSGAATTSSSGDDRRGCKSRSRSQQSHQHPWEARPVGVGLAGALNGEADALPPAATVLTTGQRIRPYQSSASSSALVGSPESSSSRSRCRCVLSPRETMEASEDYTRVIARGPNPRTTHIFDERVVVVEDEFLRWCHGCSKDLGQGNDIFMYRGEMAFCSHECRYREMLLFHEEEEESS; this is encoded by the exons ATGTCGGGGAGGATGGCTGGGCCAGGTGGCGGCGGAGTCTCGGAGCAGCGGCAGCGCGAGGCCGCGTTTGATTTGCCGCCGCCTCCCAAGGTGCCTCCGAAGCTGTTCCTGGCTGCAGGGAGTGGCGTCGTCTCCGGAGAGGAGGCGTTAATGttctcgccgccgccggagctaGCGGGGGCCGTCGTCGTGATGGTGAGCCCCACCTCCACGCTGCAGGCACCGACCGGCAGCCCCACACCTGCGGCGAGCACGGCCGTCCCGTTCTCCCGTAGCGGGGCGGCGACGACATCATCATCCGGAGACGATCGTCGTGGGTGcaagagccggagccggagccagcAGAGCCACCAGCACCCCTGGGAGGCGAGGCCCGTCGGGGTCGGCCTCGCCGGCGCCCTGAACGGCGAAGCTGACGCCCTCCCACCGGCGGCGACGGTACTGACGACAGGCCAGAGGATCCGGCCGTACCAGAGCTCCGCTTCGTCGTCCGCGCTGGTGGGCTCCCCCGAAAGCAGCAGCAGCCGGAGCCGGTGCCGGTGCGTGTTGTCGCCGAGGGAGACGATGGAAGCGTCGGAGGACTACACCCGCGTCATCGCGCGCGGGCCCAACCCGAGGACGACGCACATATTCGACGAGCGCGTCGTCGTCGTGGAGGACGAGTTCCTGAGGTGGTGCCATGGCTGCAGCAAGGACCTGGGACAGGGTAACGACATCTTCATGTATAG GGGGGAGATGGCCTTCTGCAGCCACGAGTGCCGCTACCGCGAGATGCTGCTCTTccacgaagaagaagaagaatccagCTGA